One Arcobacter arenosus DNA window includes the following coding sequences:
- a CDS encoding Abi family protein: protein MKTSLKESFNKPFLTLDEQISLLKSRGMLFRDESKAKYYIENLNYYRLTGYWLIFEKDHAIHTFKENTYFENILNLYIFDRELRLLLLDAIERIEVSIRSRLAYHLAESFGSHALLNPQIFSSALKYSRTLVKLKSEIDRNKAELFIKHHFDKYKEELPPVWVCVEVMTLGQISNWLSNIKERKYRQTIAKSYDLDEKILCSFLHHLTIIRNACAHHSRVWNKRFTIDFTLPKNPKALNTKFNLLKKRYLYNTLVMCEYLMNIICEDTKWSEKLNDLMKKHSIDTKKMGYL from the coding sequence TTGAAAACTTCTTTAAAAGAATCCTTTAACAAACCCTTCTTAACTCTTGATGAACAAATTAGTTTATTAAAATCTCGAGGTATGCTTTTTAGAGATGAATCAAAAGCAAAATATTATATAGAAAATCTGAATTATTATCGTCTCACTGGATATTGGTTGATATTTGAAAAAGACCATGCTATTCATACTTTTAAAGAAAATACATATTTTGAAAATATTTTAAACTTGTACATTTTTGATAGAGAATTAAGATTACTTTTACTTGATGCAATAGAAAGAATAGAAGTCTCAATTAGAAGTAGATTAGCATATCATTTAGCTGAATCTTTTGGTTCTCATGCACTTCTAAATCCTCAGATTTTCTCATCTGCACTAAAATATTCTAGAACATTAGTTAAATTGAAATCTGAAATAGATAGAAATAAAGCTGAATTATTTATTAAACATCATTTCGATAAATATAAAGAAGAATTACCACCTGTTTGGGTTTGTGTAGAAGTGATGACATTAGGTCAAATATCAAATTGGTTAAGTAACATAAAAGAGAGAAAATATAGGCAAACTATAGCAAAAAGTTATGATTTGGATGAAAAGATTTTATGTTCTTTCCTTCATCATTTAACAATTATAAGAAATGCTTGTGCTCATCATTCTAGAGTTTGGAATAAAAGATTTACCATTGATTTTACATTACCTAAAAATCCAAAAGCTTTAAATACAAAATTTAATTTATTAAAGAAGAGATATCTTTACAATACCTTAGTAATGTGCGAATATCTGATGAACATCATATGTGAAGATACTAAATGGTCAGAAAAATTGAATGATTTAATGAAAAAACACTCGATAGATACTAAGAAAATGGGATATTTATAA